Proteins co-encoded in one Fusarium fujikuroi IMI 58289 draft genome, chromosome FFUJ_chr06 genomic window:
- a CDS encoding related to D-amino acid oxidase has translation MSVLSPSDLTDSTIVVIGAGIIGLTSALKIQQLIADSPSISVLLVAKEWPNSIPGAPTTHSADYASMWAGAHIRPIPASTPQLRREAKWVKHTVAELEKHWQSEPWVGIRRLPGVEYLEDPSTAYLKQDAQSFANETGLPGYRKYETHELPENVKLGFEYETYCIHAPLYTASLLRKFIVQGGKTLQRDLKSEWEAFILAPSVKLVVNASGMGFGDKKCFPIRGQTVLTNLTAADKTITTQKKDGTWSFIIPRSFNGGTVIGGTKEVGNWQLEPSEETRAQLLNAAQSIIPQACDKRQTFETIKVIKDVVGRRPAREGGMRVETEARDTTWGIKHVIHAYGAGGRGFELSWGVASEVTELVREILESKSIARPKL, from the exons ATGTCAGTTCTTAGCCCATCTGATTTAACCGACTCCACGATTGTGGTCATTGG TGCTGGCATCATCGGTCTTACCAGCGCCCTCAAGATCCAACAACTAATCGCCGACTCACCATCAATATCagtcctcctcgtcgcaaAAGAATGGCCAAATTCAATCCCCGGCGCACCAACGACGCATTCAGCAGACTATGCTTCCATGTGGGCTGGTGCTCACATCCGACCCATCCCCGCTTCTACGCCACAGTTACGTCGTGAAGCCAAGTGGGTGAAACACACTGtcgctgagcttgagaaacaTTGGCAGAGTGAACCTTGGGTTGGGATCAGACGTCTTCCAGGTGTTGAGTATCTTGAGGATCCGTCAACTGCGTACCTGAAGCAAGATGCTCAGAGCTTTGCCAACGAGACTGGACTGCCCGGATATCGGAAGTATGAAACCCATGAACTACCTGAGAATGTAAAGCTGGGGTTTGAGTATGAAACTTATTGTATTCATGCCCCGTTATACACTGCTAGCTTGCTGCGCAAATTTATTGTTCAAGGCGGAAAGACACTGCAGAGGGATTTGAAGAGTGAATGGGAGGCTTTTATCCTCGCACCTAGTGTTAAATTAGTTGTGAATGCGAGTGGAATGGGTTTTGGGGATAAGAAGTGTTTCCCAATCAGAG GCCAGACAGTGCTAACCAACCTCACCGCCGCCGACAAAACTATCACAACTCAGAAGAAAGACGGCACCTGGAGCTTTATAATCCCTCGTTCTTTCAATGGAGGAACAGTCATTGGCGGTACCAAAGAAGTCGGAAACTGGCAGCTCGAACCATCAGAGGAAACACGTGCTCAGCTACTGAACGCTGCTCAGTCAATCATACCACAAGCATGCGATAAGAGGCAGACGTTTGAGACGATAAAGGTAATcaaagatgttgttggaagAAGACCAGCTCGTGAGGGTGGCATGAGAGTCGAGACCGAAGCTAGGGATACCACATGGGGTATCAAACATGTGATTCATGCCTATGGTGCTGGAGGACGAGGATTTGAATTATCTTGGGGCGTGGCTAGTGAAGTGACTGAACTTGTGAGGGAGATATTGGAATCGAAGTCTATTGCTCGACCTAAGCTTTAG